A DNA window from Microcystis aeruginosa NIES-843 contains the following coding sequences:
- a CDS encoding IS701-like element ISMae34 family transposase has product MKETTPAAMPPCFDRWCRRFDNCFKNEAQKNGFRQYLGGLLGESERKNLTQMANNAVGVVYNRLHHFLTESPWSDRQVNECRLQVMNQCRQTQIPRGFSLIVDDSGHRKSGNLTAGVGRQYLGEIGKTDNGIVAVTTHLYDGKKSVPLDIEIYQPASSLAEGKEDKEFKKKPEIAIDLIDRSLTRGYRPKIVLIDAGYGNNTNFLKALEERKLKYLGGLAKNRKVIIEKEGGVEETIQLEQLAKSLSEKDWEKITLNLDKEKTVWVAVFRAKISQLEGERNLAIVMNASSMEKATEVDYFITNVVEADTVTASWIVRTYTERNWVEVFYREAKGWLGLREYQVRDKRSLLRHFILVFCAYTFILWHQLTGGLQRRWANRPLNTFVEALEAFRTAMSFRFFEWLTENRDVFAAYKASLGFVWA; this is encoded by the coding sequence ATGAAAGAGACAACCCCAGCCGCGATGCCCCCATGCTTTGACCGATGGTGTCGGCGGTTTGACAATTGCTTCAAAAACGAAGCGCAAAAAAACGGCTTCAGACAATATTTAGGAGGATTATTAGGGGAAAGTGAGCGGAAAAACCTCACTCAAATGGCCAATAATGCCGTCGGAGTAGTTTATAACCGATTACATCACTTTTTGACCGAATCTCCCTGGTCAGACCGTCAGGTGAATGAATGTCGGTTGCAAGTGATGAACCAATGCCGCCAGACGCAAATCCCCCGAGGATTTTCCCTGATTGTCGATGACTCAGGACATCGAAAAAGTGGCAATCTGACCGCCGGAGTTGGCAGGCAGTACCTAGGAGAAATTGGCAAGACAGACAACGGAATAGTCGCCGTCACTACCCATCTCTACGACGGCAAAAAAAGTGTCCCCCTAGACATTGAAATTTATCAACCGGCTAGTTCCTTAGCCGAGGGGAAAGAAGACAAAGAATTTAAGAAGAAACCGGAGATAGCGATAGATTTAATTGACCGGAGCTTAACCAGAGGCTATCGACCGAAAATCGTCTTAATAGATGCTGGTTATGGCAACAACACAAATTTTCTCAAAGCCCTGGAAGAAAGAAAGCTAAAATACTTAGGAGGATTGGCAAAAAATCGAAAAGTAATTATTGAAAAAGAAGGGGGTGTGGAAGAAACAATCCAGCTTGAGCAACTAGCAAAAAGCCTATCAGAAAAGGATTGGGAGAAAATCACCCTAAATCTAGATAAAGAGAAAACGGTTTGGGTAGCGGTATTCAGAGCGAAAATATCTCAACTAGAAGGAGAAAGGAACTTGGCGATCGTCATGAATGCAAGTTCAATGGAAAAAGCAACAGAGGTTGACTATTTCATCACCAATGTAGTTGAGGCAGATACAGTAACAGCTTCGTGGATAGTGAGGACTTACACCGAAAGAAATTGGGTGGAAGTATTCTACCGAGAAGCCAAAGGATGGTTAGGGTTAAGGGAATATCAAGTCAGGGATAAACGAAGCTTACTTCGTCATTTTATCTTGGTGTTTTGTGCCTATACATTTATCCTGTGGCATCAGTTAACTGGGGGATTGCAAAGGCGGTGGGCGAATCGACCTTTAAACACTTTTGTGGAAGCCTTGGAAGCTTTTCGGACAGCGATGTCTTTCCGTTTCTTTGAGTGGCTGACCGAGAATCGGGATGTGTTTGCCGCTTACAAAGCCAGTTTAGGCTTTGTTTGGGCTTGA
- a CDS encoding IS1380-like element ISMae9 family transposase, which produces MTPSSDQSRLNQLNFGNLNGRQVIANFEGGKITSDAGIILMAELDQKLKITARFAECFRDYRNSSYLDYSVHELLAQRVYGIVLGYEDVNDHDKLRHAPALAIALKKLNFIDSAQANLAGKSTINRLEYCPETVINQENSRYHKIEPNPKEIEKAFVDIFLESYKKPPKPIILDMDVTDDQVHGNQEGAFFNTYYKGVCYAPLYIFCEHHLLVAKLRSSHVDTAGGALEELQRIIGIIREKWSDTQILVRGDSAYSREDIMKFCESQAGVDYVLAMATNSQLKLRATDVIEKAKADYEQRLQPVTELMETLFSPDEELGELAKLVPESTWYRSLCYQTQKSWSRSRRVVTKVCPGSEGVKIRHVVTSLPASKIPPSKLYTEKYCPRGERSNRIKEQQLDLFADRNSTQTFESNQLRLWLSSMAYVLMQAFRQNCLAKTSFAKATVGTIRLNFLKLGARITVSVRRILIAIASSCPYQDILAIAYSRIQAIAGTG; this is translated from the coding sequence ATGACTCCTAGTTCAGACCAGTCTCGACTCAATCAATTAAATTTTGGAAACCTCAATGGAAGACAAGTAATCGCTAATTTTGAGGGAGGAAAAATCACCTCAGATGCAGGAATTATTTTGATGGCAGAGTTAGACCAAAAGCTAAAAATAACGGCTCGGTTTGCCGAATGTTTTCGAGATTATCGAAATTCATCCTATCTAGATTATTCAGTTCATGAACTACTCGCACAAAGAGTTTATGGGATAGTTTTGGGATATGAGGATGTCAATGATCATGATAAATTACGTCATGCTCCAGCTTTAGCAATAGCATTGAAAAAACTAAATTTTATTGACTCAGCCCAAGCAAATTTAGCGGGAAAAAGTACAATTAATCGACTAGAATATTGTCCGGAAACAGTCATCAATCAAGAGAACAGTCGTTACCATAAAATCGAGCCTAACCCCAAAGAAATTGAAAAAGCTTTTGTGGACATCTTTCTAGAATCCTACAAAAAGCCACCGAAACCAATTATTTTAGACATGGATGTCACCGATGACCAAGTGCATGGAAATCAAGAGGGAGCGTTTTTCAATACTTATTATAAAGGAGTGTGTTATGCTCCTTTGTATATTTTCTGTGAGCATCATTTATTAGTAGCTAAACTCCGGTCTTCTCATGTAGATACTGCTGGAGGAGCATTAGAAGAATTGCAGCGAATAATCGGTATAATTCGAGAAAAATGGTCAGATACGCAGATATTAGTACGAGGAGATAGTGCCTATTCCCGTGAAGATATCATGAAATTTTGCGAAAGTCAAGCAGGAGTTGATTATGTTTTAGCAATGGCAACGAATAGTCAATTAAAATTACGAGCGACCGATGTAATTGAGAAAGCTAAGGCAGATTACGAGCAAAGACTTCAGCCAGTTACTGAATTAATGGAGACGTTATTTTCTCCCGATGAAGAGTTAGGAGAATTGGCGAAATTGGTACCAGAATCGACTTGGTATCGTTCCCTATGTTATCAAACCCAAAAATCCTGGAGCCGTTCAAGAAGAGTGGTGACAAAAGTTTGTCCTGGTAGTGAGGGCGTAAAAATTCGCCACGTTGTGACTTCTTTACCTGCATCAAAGATTCCCCCATCTAAACTTTACACTGAAAAATATTGCCCCAGAGGTGAGAGGTCAAATCGAATTAAAGAGCAACAATTAGACTTATTTGCTGACCGGAATTCGACACAGACATTTGAGAGTAATCAATTAAGACTTTGGTTGTCATCAATGGCTTATGTTTTAATGCAAGCTTTTCGTCAAAATTGTTTGGCTAAAACTTCTTTTGCCAAAGCGACAGTGGGAACAATTCGCCTTAATTTCCTTAAATTAGGAGCTAGAATTACTGTTAGTGTCAGAAGAATTTTAATCGCAATTGCCAGTTCTTGTCCCTATCAAGATATTTTAGCGATAGCTTACTCTAGAATTCAAGCGATAGCGGGAACTGGATAA
- a CDS encoding HNH endonuclease, whose protein sequence is MARPYIPIEVERRVRVTARNRCGYCLSPQHLVMARLEIEHIIPLAKKGSNNESNLWLACPLYNRYKSDKTTGIDPETGETVLLFNPSTQIWSEHFRWAEDGIVIVGLTPIGRATVSVLHLSDDPDALVVRSYWVQAGWHPPND, encoded by the coding sequence ATGGCACGTCCCTACATCCCTATCGAAGTTGAACGTCGGGTTCGAGTTACTGCGCGTAACCGTTGCGGTTATTGCTTGAGTCCTCAGCATTTAGTGATGGCTCGTTTGGAGATCGAACACATCATTCCCCTTGCTAAAAAAGGTAGTAATAATGAGTCTAACTTATGGTTAGCTTGTCCCCTGTACAATCGCTACAAAAGCGACAAAACGACAGGTATTGACCCAGAAACAGGCGAAACAGTCCTACTATTTAATCCATCTACTCAAATTTGGTCGGAACATTTCCGATGGGCTGAAGATGGTATAGTAATTGTAGGACTTACACCGATTGGTAGAGCAACTGTTAGTGTACTTCATCTCAGTGACGATCCAGATGCTTTGGTAGTTCGTAGCTATTGGGTACAAGCAGGCTGGCATCCTCCCAATGATTGA